In the Dictyostelium discoideum AX4 chromosome 6 chromosome, whole genome shotgun sequence genome, ttttttttttttttttttttccaatacctaaaatgaaaaaaaaacgaatCGATTGAAGAGTTTCATTCAAATAAatggaaaaaattaaaaaaaataaaaaaaaaaataaaaaataaaaaaaaaaaaaaaaataaaaaaaaaaaaataaaaaaaaaaaaatttagtcgGTTTTTGGGACTtgaaggttttttttttttttttttttttttttttttgttattgtgGAATTCCTCTGTATctctatttatatatatttttttttttttttcttttaaatatttaatatcaaaGCAAACATATACCTTATTAAGTTTAAAAATGTAAGTTTTAtatcaaaagtaataatttaaaaaatgatatttcCCCACCCATTCAATATTTTTCTATAGTgattaccattttttttttattctttttttttttttatttcatcacaattaaaataataattggtataagataaataattttttttatttattttttattttttttctttatttattaattttttcacttattataataataacaataataaaccTTAATACTATTTACTAAcgattttttttctttttttttttttttcttttttttttttttaaattttttattattttttattatttttttaaaataaatttacaaaaaaaaaaaaaaaaaagcgaataaaaagaaaaacacaaTGAATCTCCAACCAATTACCGATCTCTTAAAAGCATTAAACTCTGGTAATACAACCACTATTCAACAAGCTGAACAACTTTATGCAGATTATAAAAATCATCAACCAGATCAATTGGTTAACAGTTTCATTGTTTTAATAAGAACTTCTCAAGATGAATTAGTatgtatttaattctttttattactatagattttattttagaaaatttcaaattgataGCAATATGGGGGATTTTTAGTATTAAATAGAAAatgaaatcaaataatagttataatacaaaaaaaaaataataaatagatcttaataatctaatttatatcctttttttttttttattttaaaaaaaaaaaaaaaaaaaaaaaaaaaaaaaaaatcaccctaccaaataataaataaataaacaaatcaaATAGCTAAGATCATATCCACCAGTTTTACTTAGAACATTAGTTAATGGTAATGATTCAGGTAACATTTTAAAGGGTTTAAAACCAGAAACACTTGTTACTTTAAAGACAGAGTTAATGTTTGCAGTTAGAGAAGAACCAAAGAATCATATTAGACATTCAATTCTCAATGTTATTGCAATTCTTGCAATTCAACTCGTTCCAGAACAAAAATGGCCAGAGATCTTAAGCTTCATCattgaatcatcatcatcaccagaAGAAAACCTCAGAGAATCATCATTCTATTTAATTGGTGCAATCATTGACGATTCTCGTGTTGCTGAAACACTCGCTCCacattttgataaatttgctCTTTTAGTCGAAAAAGGTTTAAATGATCCATCAGCAAAGGTCCAAGTTTCTGCCCTTGAAACTGTCTCAACTTTTATTGATGCAAACCCTGAAAAAGCTGAAGTTTTCAAACCATTAATTCCAGCAATGTTAAATGtgtgtatattttttttttttaaaaatttaaaagatatggtgatttaactttttttttttttttttctttctttcttcttctttattttccCAGACCATTCAAAAAACCATTGAATCAAACCTCGAAAAAGAAGCCCAAAAAGGAATTCTTACATTTATCATTATCGCACAATACCACTCTGATTGGTTCAAGACCAACTTTGATATGATCTTTAAAGTATTTTTCCAATTCCTTGAACATCAATCACTCGAAGATGAAACTAAACATGCATGCTTACACTTTTTCCTTACTTTTGCCGAATTCAAATCAAGTATCATGAAGAAAAAGTTATATTTAGAACCAATTGTTTTACTCTTATTAAAATGGATGTCAAGTGTTGAAGATATGGATCTTAAAGATTGGAATTCTTtagtaagttttttaaaatcatttattgttgttgttatattttctttattaataataaaaaaaaaaaaaacaaaacaaaattataGGATACAGAACCATCAGATGATGACGATAGCAATGTTGCATTTGAAGCTATTGAAGCATTATCACATTGTGTCAGTAAAGGTTTATGGGAATTCTTTTTACAATGTGCACCAACTTTACTCAACTCTGGTAATTGGAAAGAACGTTATACTGGTTTAATGACCCTTTCAAGTATTTCAGAAGGTTgtgaaaaacaaatcaaaacaaatttCAAACTTATTATTCAGTATGTACTCATCAGAATCATCATATAGTTTTTAAAGAGAAAgctaataattaattaatttttttattattattattattttagatcAATCCTTCCATTAGCAAATGATTCACATCCACGTGTTCGTTTCGCATTTTTCTATTGTTTAGGTTCATTTGCATCATACCTTAAACGTGAAATGCAAGATTTATACAAAACTTTAATTCCAGTTTCATTAGAACATCTCAATGACCCATTCCCAAGAGTTACCATTTCAAATTGTGAATTTTTAACATTATTccttgatgaaattaaaccaAACAGAGTCAAAGAATTCAAAGATCAATTCTTAGGAAGATTATCACCACTCTTACAAAATGAAAACTACAAAATCGTTCAACATTCTTTGAATGCTTTCTCATCTGTTGTTGATGGTATTGGTGAAGAATTTACTCAAGTAagttaaatttcattttatcaaataatcatcatcatcatcatcatcatcatcatcatcatcatcatcatcatcatcatcatcatcatcatcaatattgttattggtgtgaattatcattattgttgttttaattaaacacTAGTGTTAttaacatttattttattttaaaatttatagcATTACTCTGAAATTAtgccatttttaattaaaatccTCAGAACTCAAACATCAGTTGAAACTAAAACACTCCGTGGTAGAGCCATTGAAACCATCTCTTTAGTAGGTCTTGCTGTAGgtaaaaaagtatttttaaatgattgtaTTCAAATCATTCAATACGTTTCATCTTTAGAGAAATTCAAAGATGACGATCCACAagttgatttctttttaagaGCATTCACTCGTTT is a window encoding:
- a CDS encoding importin subunit beta-3, which encodes MNLQPITDLLKALNSGNTTTIQQAEQLYADYKNHQPDQLVNSFIVLIRTSQDELLRSYPPVLLRTLVNGNDSGNILKGLKPETLVTLKTELMFAVREEPKNHIRHSILNVIAILAIQLVPEQKWPEILSFIIESSSSPEENLRESSFYLIGAIIDDSRVAETLAPHFDKFALLVEKGLNDPSAKVQVSALETVSTFIDANPEKAEVFKPLIPAMLNTIQKTIESNLEKEAQKGILTFIIIAQYHSDWFKTNFDMIFKVFFQFLEHQSLEDETKHACLHFFLTFAEFKSSIMKKKLYLEPIVLLLLKWMSSVEDMDLKDWNSLDTEPSDDDDSNVAFEAIEALSHCVSKGLWEFFLQCAPTLLNSGNWKERYTGLMTLSSISEGCEKQIKTNFKLIIQSILPLANDSHPRVRFAFFYCLGSFASYLKREMQDLYKTLIPVSLEHLNDPFPRVTISNCEFLTLFLDEIKPNRVKEFKDQFLGRLSPLLQNENYKIVQHSLNAFSSVVDGIGEEFTQHYSEIMPFLIKILRTQTSVETKTLRGRAIETISLVGLAVGKKVFLNDCIQIIQYVSSLEKFKDDDPQVDFFLRAFTRFAQCLGEDFIPYLKYSMSPLMDAINGKVDSSVENGEDFSDESNNSGSIVMENKAMALEMVSIYAMELKHHLFPYVEQLYKGSIELVDFPFSSLVAIQAVNLIPFLVKISKQHFEAVGGLKDGMKAEFTSRLFLDSYERMAASIKTESEPDTLSAKLKALSDLMDIGGQCEQADRILSLTFEVANESFGTLQELETEYQENIDEEDEDADESPEREIIDDAYNSLAMVLGEVCIQFKEKAVPYIATVLPAMIELIETAPSVEIKTSMICILDDLIENGGQKAFELYPHIIKPMMNCTLPNLDPSLIQSAVFGIGLAAENGKDYFTPFLMESLQLINNVIVSVNSVQEQDDDLIAARDNAISAMGRIITNLPQHLGNNFPQTIALWLSYLPIQDDGEAGSIIKSLCTLIRDFSQQIMTQQYIVKVLEIIAVGLHKKAVNPDDKQIISLALRSQESLVAQSLFQLSAENQAILANFFKN